A window of Bacteroidales bacterium genomic DNA:
AAATAATAACAAACCAATTCTTTAAGTTATGGCATTAAGTATTTTTGACGATAAATCAGCACCCCCAGATGAAAAAATGCTTGAGAAAGCATTGCTAAAATCCATGGGATGGTGGAATGAAATCAAAGATTTTGTTATCAGTAATTACCCAAATGCTGTTGAAGAATGGAAGCATAGCGGTAAAAACTGGGGATGGGGTTTTCGCCTGAAGGATAAAAAACGTGTCATCATATACCTGACTCCACAGGATAAATATTTTCTGTTCGCCATGGTGTTTGGAGAAAAAGCCACTCTGGAGGTGCTGAAAAGCAAGGTGTCGGAAGAAATAAAAAAGACACTGAGCGAGGCCCGTGTTTATGTTGAAGGCAGGGGAATAAGAATGGAAGTGAATTCTTCTAAAATAATCAGTGATATAAAAAACCTGATTCTTATCAAGCTAACGAGTTGATTTTTTGCAACCTGGAAATTATTTCATTTTTATTTATATAAATTACTTGTATTTCTGTGATTAATTTATTATTTTTGATATCCACCTAAAAACAAAAACACATGAAAAAATTAAAAATTCTGGCAATGATTCTTTTTATAGGAATTATCGCTGCATCTTGCGAAAAAGAAGGACCTGCAGGGCCTGCAGGAACAAATGGCACAAATGGTATTGATGGCACTGATGGC
This region includes:
- a CDS encoding DUF3788 domain-containing protein, encoding MALSIFDDKSAPPDEKMLEKALLKSMGWWNEIKDFVISNYPNAVEEWKHSGKNWGWGFRLKDKKRVIIYLTPQDKYFLFAMVFGEKATLEVLKSKVSEEIKKTLSEARVYVEGRGIRMEVNSSKIISDIKNLILIKLTS